Proteins encoded in a region of the Haloglomus salinum genome:
- a CDS encoding acyl-CoA dehydrogenase family protein, with amino-acid sequence MDFELSDEQQQIREEVRRFGENEIRPVAQEYDRAETFPHEVVEKGAEMGLTGAQIPMEYGGAGYDALDVAIIIEELYAADPGVGGSVLGTAFGSEAIIGFGTEEQKEEYLPPLAAGDAIMGSAISEPDTGSDVSSVSTRAKKDGDEWVVNGNKMWITNGSVADFFVVLCRTDPDAEGRYNGFSQIIVEADRDGFEADKITGKMGIRASDTAELIFDDVRVPEENLVGTRGAGFLQQMQFFDETRTQVAAQGVGIAKGAAERALDYAGEREQFGQPIGEFQAIQHKLADMHTRLEAARMLTYKSAWSVDNLDEQLTTLASMAKEYASRVAVDVANECVQIHGGAGYVDDFDAERFYRDAKITQIYEGTTEIQKNIIARELQK; translated from the coding sequence ATGGACTTCGAGCTGTCCGACGAGCAACAGCAGATCCGCGAGGAGGTCCGGCGCTTCGGCGAGAACGAGATCAGGCCGGTCGCACAGGAGTACGACCGGGCGGAGACGTTCCCGCACGAGGTCGTCGAGAAGGGCGCCGAGATGGGGCTCACCGGCGCGCAGATCCCCATGGAGTACGGTGGGGCGGGCTACGACGCACTCGACGTGGCCATCATCATCGAGGAACTGTACGCGGCCGACCCCGGCGTCGGCGGCTCCGTCCTCGGCACCGCGTTCGGAAGCGAGGCCATCATCGGCTTCGGGACCGAGGAGCAGAAGGAGGAGTACCTCCCGCCGCTCGCTGCCGGTGACGCTATCATGGGCTCGGCCATCTCCGAACCCGATACGGGATCGGACGTCTCCAGCGTGAGCACGCGCGCGAAGAAGGACGGCGACGAGTGGGTCGTCAACGGCAACAAGATGTGGATCACGAACGGTTCCGTCGCCGACTTCTTCGTCGTCCTCTGCAGGACGGACCCGGATGCGGAGGGCCGCTACAACGGCTTCAGTCAGATCATCGTCGAGGCCGACCGCGATGGCTTCGAGGCCGACAAGATCACGGGCAAGATGGGGATTCGCGCGTCCGACACGGCGGAACTCATCTTCGACGATGTCCGTGTCCCCGAGGAGAACCTCGTCGGGACGCGCGGTGCGGGCTTCCTGCAGCAGATGCAGTTCTTCGACGAGACCCGCACCCAGGTCGCGGCACAGGGTGTCGGCATCGCGAAGGGCGCCGCCGAGCGTGCGCTCGACTACGCGGGCGAGCGCGAGCAGTTCGGCCAGCCCATCGGCGAGTTCCAGGCCATCCAGCACAAACTCGCCGACATGCACACCCGGCTGGAGGCCGCCCGGATGTTGACCTACAAATCGGCGTGGTCCGTCGACAACCTCGACGAGCAGCTGACGACGCTGGCCTCCATGGCCAAAGAGTACGCGAGCCGTGTAGCGGTGGACGTCGCCAACGAGTGCGTGCAGATCCACGGCGGCGCCGGCTACGTCGACGACTTCGACGCCGAGCGGTTCTACCGCGACGCCAAGATCACCCAGATCTACGAGGGCACCACCGAAATCCAGAAGAACATCATCGCCCGCGAACTGCAGAAGTAG
- a CDS encoding DUF7576 family protein has translation MVDPTSDLGEDVTEEDAPQCRTCGEPILNDPQHRVITWVEDGEVRSAHFCDDTCRMDWDGR, from the coding sequence ATGGTAGACCCGACCTCGGACCTGGGTGAGGATGTCACCGAGGAGGACGCCCCGCAGTGTCGAACCTGCGGCGAGCCGATCCTGAACGACCCGCAACACCGTGTCATTACCTGGGTCGAGGACGGCGAAGTCCGGAGCGCACACTTCTGTGACGATACCTGCCGGATGGACTGGGACGGCAGGTAA
- a CDS encoding DUF63 family protein, which translates to MAGPSAPALVTAVLVSVAGLLAVGVVAWVGPPVTRRVVLAGTPWMVVGGLLHPLATTGVYDGPLAPALGSPLVVPVTVVLATVLWIPLVQAGHVRARMDPAGYLAASGAGVGLPVLAVMLLAGRATVATLVPLALAPVVAAIAAAAVVLILGLSAAPALAAARSLALLAVYAQAFHAVAVVVAVDALGMPASGPLARVAVGLGAPLVDGFGVAWPFLFLKLCAVALLVVGLGRLAEHRETAAYVLLGTVAALGVGPAVAVLVSATLLA; encoded by the coding sequence ATGGCCGGGCCATCCGCACCTGCCCTCGTGACGGCGGTTCTGGTCTCGGTCGCGGGGCTGCTCGCCGTCGGTGTCGTCGCCTGGGTCGGACCCCCGGTCACGCGCCGGGTTGTTCTCGCCGGAACCCCGTGGATGGTGGTCGGGGGGCTCCTCCATCCGCTGGCGACCACCGGTGTCTACGACGGCCCGCTCGCCCCGGCACTGGGGTCGCCGCTGGTCGTGCCCGTGACGGTCGTGCTGGCGACGGTGCTCTGGATTCCGCTCGTCCAGGCCGGCCATGTCCGTGCCCGTATGGACCCGGCCGGGTATCTGGCCGCGAGCGGGGCCGGCGTCGGGCTTCCGGTGCTGGCCGTGATGTTGCTTGCGGGGCGTGCCACCGTCGCCACACTCGTACCGCTCGCGCTGGCTCCGGTGGTGGCCGCTATCGCCGCGGCGGCGGTCGTGCTCATCCTCGGTCTGAGCGCCGCCCCCGCGCTGGCGGCGGCGCGCTCGCTCGCCCTGCTCGCGGTGTACGCTCAGGCGTTCCACGCCGTCGCCGTCGTCGTGGCGGTCGACGCGCTGGGGATGCCCGCCAGCGGCCCGCTCGCTCGTGTAGCCGTCGGACTGGGGGCCCCCCTCGTCGATGGGTTCGGCGTCGCCTGGCCGTTCCTGTTCCTGAAACTGTGTGCCGTCGCGCTGCTGGTCGTCGGACTCGGGCGGCTCGCCGAACACCGCGAGACGGCGGCGTACGTGCTGCTCGGCACCGTCGCCGCGCTGGGTGTCGGGCCCGCGGTCGCAGTGCTGGTCTCGGCGACGCTCCTCGCGTAA
- a CDS encoding CBS domain-containing protein codes for MTEEQDSEIDTPVSEIMTSPVRTVPADTTIAEAAQILSSEGIGSLIIGEDIIDGIITEMDVVESVGNAMDPETTTVEELMSDPVVTIRPNESARVAGERMGHNGVKKLPVAEDGKAVGIITTTDLALYLPQLRINMTPQPEPDIGKGEYE; via the coding sequence ATGACGGAGGAGCAAGACTCGGAGATCGACACACCGGTGAGCGAGATCATGACATCGCCGGTTCGCACCGTGCCGGCCGACACCACCATCGCCGAGGCCGCACAGATCCTCTCCAGCGAGGGAATCGGCTCGCTGATCATCGGCGAGGACATCATCGATGGCATCATCACCGAGATGGATGTCGTCGAGAGCGTCGGGAACGCGATGGACCCCGAAACGACGACCGTAGAGGAGCTGATGTCCGACCCCGTCGTCACCATCCGACCGAACGAGTCGGCCCGCGTCGCCGGCGAGCGGATGGGTCACAACGGCGTCAAGAAGCTCCCCGTCGCCGAGGACGGCAAGGCCGTCGGCATCATCACCACGACGGACCTCGCGCTCTACCTGCCCCAGCTCCGCATCAACATGACGCCCCAGCCCGAGCCCGACATCGGCAAAGGGGAGTACGAGTAA
- the glmU gene encoding bifunctional sugar-1-phosphate nucleotidylyltransferase/acetyltransferase, with protein MEVVILAAGQGTRMRPLTDAVAKPMLPVGDRPLCAHTADAAVRAGADELVFVVGYRGEDVREHFGDEYRGVPVRYAEQAERLGTAHAAAQARPYLDSDFVVLNGDDLYDAAALDALFDVCPAVGAYEVDDPRPYGVFSIEEGHVTDVIEKPSEPPSNRVNVGAYHFPAEAADWLTETELSDRGEHEITDVLGRVVDAFDVAAVDVERWLGVGRPWELLEANEWKLGELERRIDGDVRGDAELRGDVVVEEGATVEPGVVIEGPALVREGAEVGPNAYVRGATLLGPDTHVGHGVEVKNTLVMAGSNVPHVSYVGDSILGPDANLGAGTQVANLRHDDGDVSTVVKGEPTSTGRRKFGVVVGPGAKTGINTSLYPGSVLPTDGWTRPGEAYRGPDLSSDEEA; from the coding sequence ATGGAAGTCGTCATCCTGGCCGCGGGGCAGGGAACCCGGATGCGCCCGCTGACCGACGCCGTCGCGAAGCCGATGCTCCCGGTCGGCGACCGACCACTGTGCGCGCACACGGCCGACGCCGCCGTGCGCGCCGGCGCCGACGAGCTGGTGTTCGTCGTGGGCTACCGCGGCGAGGATGTCCGCGAGCACTTCGGCGACGAGTACCGGGGCGTCCCGGTCCGGTACGCCGAGCAGGCGGAGCGACTGGGGACTGCCCACGCCGCTGCGCAGGCCCGCCCGTATCTGGACAGTGACTTCGTCGTCCTGAACGGCGACGACCTCTACGACGCGGCCGCACTGGACGCCCTGTTCGACGTGTGTCCCGCGGTCGGTGCGTACGAGGTGGACGACCCGCGCCCGTACGGCGTCTTCTCCATCGAGGAGGGCCACGTGACCGACGTGATAGAGAAGCCCAGCGAGCCGCCCAGTAACCGGGTCAACGTCGGCGCATACCACTTCCCCGCGGAGGCCGCCGACTGGCTGACCGAGACGGAGCTGTCCGACCGCGGAGAGCACGAGATCACCGACGTATTGGGCCGTGTGGTCGACGCGTTCGACGTGGCCGCCGTCGACGTCGAACGGTGGCTCGGCGTCGGCCGGCCGTGGGAGCTACTCGAAGCGAACGAGTGGAAGCTCGGCGAGCTGGAGCGGCGCATCGACGGCGACGTACGCGGTGACGCCGAACTCCGGGGCGACGTGGTCGTGGAGGAGGGTGCAACGGTCGAACCGGGCGTCGTCATCGAGGGGCCCGCGCTCGTCCGCGAGGGCGCCGAGGTCGGCCCCAACGCGTACGTCCGGGGCGCGACACTGCTCGGGCCCGATACGCACGTCGGCCACGGCGTCGAGGTCAAGAACACCCTCGTGATGGCCGGCTCGAACGTTCCGCACGTCTCCTACGTCGGGGACAGCATCCTCGGTCCGGATGCGAATCTCGGCGCGGGGACGCAGGTCGCCAACCTCCGTCACGACGACGGGGACGTGTCGACCGTCGTGAAGGGCGAGCCGACCTCGACCGGCCGCCGGAAGTTCGGTGTCGTCGTCGGTCCGGGTGCGAAGACCGGAATCAACACCAGCCTCTACCCCGGGAGCGTCCTCCCGACCGACGGGTGGACCCGGCCCGGCGAGGCGTATCGCGGCCCCGATCTGTCGTCGGACGAGGAGGCGTAG